In a single window of the Chondrocystis sp. NIES-4102 genome:
- the ssb gene encoding single-stranded DNA-binding protein, with the protein MGINIVNLVGRAGAAPEIIHFQSGSVLCKLPLAVSRRTRNNDQPDWFNLEIWGKTAEIAGNYVTKGKLIGVQGSLKIETWTDKNTGGIRSRPTIKVDRLELLGSKNDSDPNAVSGYPE; encoded by the coding sequence ATGGGTATTAACATAGTTAATTTAGTTGGTAGAGCAGGGGCTGCTCCAGAAATCATTCATTTTCAATCAGGCTCGGTTTTATGTAAACTACCTTTAGCGGTTAGCCGTCGCACTCGTAATAACGATCAACCAGACTGGTTTAATTTGGAAATATGGGGAAAGACAGCAGAAATAGCAGGAAACTATGTTACAAAGGGCAAATTAATTGGAGTTCAAGGATCTTTAAAAATTGAAACTTGGACAGATAAAAATACAGGTGGAATACGTTCACGTCCAACTATAAAAGTAGATCGTTTAGAATTATTAGGTTCAAAGAATGATAGCGATCCTAATGCAGTCAGTGGGTATCCAGAATAA
- a CDS encoding family 39 glycosyl transferase, with amino-acid sequence MKLLGRDHVYILILLVAAVILYTFNLGELPLRDWDEGIVAGVARNIWRSSSDLTWLYPTINYDQPYWNKPPLIHGLIALSYNCFGVSEWSTRIVPALLSAFSVPLLYKIGREIFNTRLAALLSALVYLTLLPVARHGRVAMLDGAIACWFCGAIWCLLRAKKHSGWLLGTGLGIGLICLTKGLMMGLLLGGIALLFILWDNPRLIFNPYLWGGLALGIFPAIAWYGMQYLHYGQQFLGISLGKQTFNRIWQPVSDARSPIWYYFLEMIKYTLPWLIFLPNGVKLACHNLHQSWAKLALVWSGVYLLAISLMVTKLPWYIIPLYPGLSLLIGASLANAIATEKYPRFWQISLGLVAIIIWIATIYYGFIATEDNKDLSRILLVLAFSLTLASVLICLSSRYFLAVTIAGFYLTLLLLFNSRYWLWELSETFPVQPIATIIKQYTPARETIYTSYPNLRPALEFYSDRLIIPASDAQIKQYWQTTTPIYLLVNPDAIARLNLNPHITLGTKAHNVEWQIITKSESASRSTVRQ; translated from the coding sequence TTGAAGTTGCTAGGTAGAGATCATGTCTATATTCTGATTTTATTAGTTGCTGCTGTAATTCTCTATACTTTTAATTTAGGAGAATTGCCCTTAAGAGATTGGGATGAAGGTATTGTTGCAGGAGTAGCCCGTAACATTTGGCGTAGTTCTTCTGATTTAACTTGGCTTTATCCCACCATTAATTATGATCAACCCTATTGGAATAAACCGCCTTTAATACATGGATTAATTGCCCTTAGTTATAATTGCTTTGGAGTTAGTGAATGGAGTACAAGAATAGTTCCAGCCTTACTGTCAGCTTTCTCTGTACCATTATTGTACAAAATTGGGCGAGAAATATTTAATACCCGTTTAGCTGCGCTGTTATCTGCACTGGTATATTTAACACTGTTGCCAGTAGCGCGTCATGGTAGAGTAGCAATGTTAGATGGAGCGATCGCCTGTTGGTTTTGTGGGGCGATTTGGTGTTTACTGCGTGCTAAAAAGCATTCTGGCTGGTTATTGGGTACAGGGTTGGGTATCGGCTTAATCTGCCTGACTAAGGGGTTAATGATGGGGCTGTTGTTGGGGGGTATAGCTTTACTATTTATACTCTGGGACAATCCTAGATTAATATTTAATCCGTATCTATGGGGGGGATTAGCTTTAGGAATTTTCCCTGCGATCGCTTGGTATGGGATGCAGTATTTACATTATGGGCAACAATTTTTAGGAATCAGCTTAGGGAAACAGACCTTTAACCGCATTTGGCAGCCTGTTAGCGATGCTAGATCGCCTATTTGGTATTATTTCTTGGAAATGATTAAATACACCCTTCCCTGGCTCATATTTCTGCCGAACGGTGTAAAATTAGCTTGCCATAATCTACATCAAAGTTGGGCAAAATTAGCTTTAGTTTGGAGTGGGGTATATTTATTAGCTATTTCCCTGATGGTTACGAAATTACCCTGGTATATAATTCCTCTTTATCCTGGATTATCTCTTTTAATAGGCGCAAGTTTAGCTAATGCAATTGCCACAGAGAAATATCCTAGATTTTGGCAAATATCCCTAGGTTTAGTTGCGATAATTATTTGGATAGCCACTATTTACTATGGTTTTATCGCGACAGAAGACAATAAGGATTTAAGTAGGATTTTATTAGTTTTAGCTTTTAGTCTTACCCTCGCCTCAGTATTAATTTGCCTATCCTCGCGTTATTTTCTTGCTGTAACTATAGCTGGATTTTATCTAACTTTACTGCTGTTGTTTAATTCCCGTTACTGGCTATGGGAACTATCAGAAACATTTCCAGTCCAACCCATAGCAACGATCATCAAACAATATACCCCTGCAAGAGAAACCATCTATACCAGTTATCCTAATTTACGCCCTGCTTTAGAATTTTATAGCGATCGCCTGATAATTCCAGCTTCAGATGCACAAATCAAACAATATTGGCAAACAACTACACCAATCTATTTGCTAGTAAATCCAGACGCGATCGCCAGATTAAATTTAAATCCCCATATAACTTTAGGAACGAAAGCCCATAATGTAGAATGGCAAATTATTACGAAGTCAGAGTCAGCAAGTCGTTCCACGGTGAGACAGTAG
- a CDS encoding group 1 glycosyl transferase: MDLKYALVHEWLTPKATGGSELVVKEILQHLDADLYALIDFESVNPESYLYQRKIGTTFLQKFPQARNGVQKYLPLLPLAIEQLDLRKYDVILSSSHAVAKGVLTNPYQLHICYCHTPMRYAWDLTFDYLKSDRNGQGIKGIIARYILHRLRQWDVVSANRVDHFIANSQHTAKRIWRCYRREAKVIYPPVNIDKFEFDPNKEDFYLTISRLVSYKQICLIVKAFNELKKPLVIIGSGSQLEEIRQLAQSHIQVLGWQPQDIVNKYITKAKAFVYAACEDFGIALVEAQACGTPVIAYGQGGAKETVQDIRTYPQTGTGLLFESQNPESLIKAVKTFEQLQNKINPTNCRLQANKFSPTIFNQSYLKFIEDCSKKWQESN; encoded by the coding sequence GTGGATTTAAAATATGCTTTAGTACATGAATGGCTTACTCCTAAAGCTACAGGAGGATCAGAGTTAGTCGTAAAAGAGATTTTGCAACATCTAGATGCCGATCTTTACGCTTTGATAGACTTTGAATCAGTTAATCCCGAAAGCTATCTTTATCAAAGGAAAATAGGGACTACATTTTTACAAAAATTTCCCCAGGCTCGTAATGGAGTACAGAAATACTTACCCTTATTACCATTAGCCATAGAACAACTAGATCTTAGAAAGTACGATGTAATTTTGTCTTCTTCCCATGCGGTAGCCAAAGGGGTATTAACCAATCCCTATCAATTACATATTTGCTATTGCCATACTCCTATGCGTTATGCCTGGGATTTAACCTTTGACTACTTGAAAAGCGATCGCAACGGTCAGGGAATCAAAGGAATCATTGCCAGATATATTTTACATCGTCTGCGTCAATGGGATGTCGTCTCTGCTAACCGAGTTGATCATTTTATCGCTAATTCCCAACATACTGCTAAACGAATTTGGCGTTGTTATCGTCGTGAAGCAAAAGTCATTTATCCACCTGTAAATATAGATAAATTTGAGTTTGATCCTAATAAAGAAGATTTTTATCTGACAATTTCACGTTTAGTAAGCTATAAACAAATATGCTTAATTGTCAAAGCATTCAATGAACTAAAAAAACCCTTGGTAATTATTGGTTCAGGTTCTCAATTAGAAGAAATACGCCAACTCGCTCAGTCCCACATTCAAGTTTTAGGTTGGCAACCCCAAGATATAGTCAACAAATACATAACTAAAGCCAAAGCGTTTGTGTATGCTGCCTGTGAAGACTTTGGTATTGCCCTAGTGGAAGCACAGGCTTGTGGTACACCCGTAATCGCCTATGGTCAAGGAGGTGCTAAAGAAACAGTTCAAGATATTCGTACCTATCCTCAAACTGGAACAGGTTTACTTTTCGAGAGTCAAAATCCCGAATCATTAATCAAAGCGGTAAAAACTTTTGAACAATTACAAAATAAAATCAACCCAACAAATTGTCGCTTGCAAGCAAACAAGTTTAGCCCGACAATCTTTAATCAATCCTACTTAAAATTTATCGAGGATTGTAGTAAAAAGTGGCAAGAGTCTAATTGA
- a CDS encoding undecaprenyl-phosphate galactose phosphotransferase produces MTANSQLISVKIVQGLIRKGYQSCLNVSKLNLFSSVLNGNLVKRIFDIFFALFILIVFSPLYLILMILIALNSKGPIFYVQQRVGKDHRLFHCYKFRTMVHNADQMLETIMEDSQQMREEFQDSFKLKQDPRITKIGKFLRLTSLDEFPQFWNVLKGEMSVVGPRPLVPEELPRYGNKINTVLTIRPGITGLWQVSGRNDIPYPKRVRIDVYYATSHNWLLDLWIVFKTIGVIIFPRNNGAY; encoded by the coding sequence ATGACTGCTAATAGCCAACTTATTTCGGTCAAAATAGTACAGGGACTGATCAGAAAAGGTTATCAATCTTGTCTTAATGTCTCTAAATTGAATTTATTTTCCTCTGTTTTGAACGGAAATCTTGTTAAACGTATATTTGATATATTTTTTGCTTTATTTATTCTCATCGTATTTTCTCCCCTGTATTTGATCTTGATGATTTTAATTGCCCTCAATTCTAAAGGGCCAATTTTTTACGTCCAACAAAGAGTTGGCAAAGATCATCGGCTTTTCCACTGCTACAAATTTAGAACTATGGTACATAATGCCGATCAAATGCTAGAAACAATTATGGAAGATTCTCAACAAATGCGTGAGGAATTTCAAGATAGTTTTAAACTAAAGCAAGACCCTAGAATTACTAAAATAGGTAAATTTTTACGTCTGACTAGCCTTGATGAGTTTCCTCAATTTTGGAACGTTCTTAAGGGGGAAATGAGTGTAGTAGGGCCGAGACCATTAGTACCTGAAGAGTTACCTAGATACGGGAATAAAATCAATACTGTACTCACTATTCGACCAGGTATAACTGGTTTATGGCAAGTATCAGGCAGAAATGATATTCCTTATCCTAAAAGAGTCCGCATCGATGTTTATTATGCCACCAGTCATAATTGGTTATTGGATCTTTGGATTGTTTTTAAAACTATTGGTGTAATCATTTTTCCGCGCAACAATGGTGCTTATTAA
- a CDS encoding GDP-mannose 4,6-dehydratase: MSECKVALITGITGQDGSYLSEFLLAQDYQVHGIIRRTSTFNTDRIDHLYVDPHDPEARIFLHYGDLTDGTTLRRILEEVKPIEIYNLGAQSHVRVSFDSPEYTVDSVGMGTLRLLEAIRDYQQRTGIEVKFYQAGSSEMFGKVQEVPQKETTPFYPRSPYACAKVYAHWQTVNYRESYDLFACNGILFNHESPRRGETFVTRKITRAVARIIEGTQKKLYLGNLDSKRDWGYAKDYVQAMWLMLQQEHPDDYVVATGETYQIRDFLDVAFSYVNLDWHDYVAFDPRYLRPAEVELLIGDPTKTKEKLGWQPSVTFEELVKLMVNADLAALNLPTPDGSINEDNAHLRRYLATIVD, encoded by the coding sequence ATGAGTGAGTGTAAAGTCGCCTTAATCACGGGAATTACTGGTCAAGATGGTTCTTATCTAAGTGAGTTTTTATTGGCACAAGATTATCAAGTTCATGGGATTATTCGGCGCACTTCTACATTTAATACCGATCGCATTGACCATTTATACGTTGATCCTCATGATCCAGAAGCTAGAATTTTTCTACATTATGGTGATTTAACTGACGGTACTACCTTAAGAAGAATTTTAGAAGAAGTTAAACCAATTGAAATCTATAATTTAGGCGCACAGTCCCATGTGAGGGTAAGTTTTGATTCCCCTGAATACACTGTAGATTCGGTGGGGATGGGAACTTTACGTTTATTAGAAGCAATCAGAGATTATCAGCAACGTACAGGAATTGAAGTAAAATTTTATCAAGCAGGCTCATCGGAGATGTTTGGCAAAGTTCAGGAAGTGCCTCAAAAAGAGACTACACCCTTTTATCCTCGAAGTCCCTACGCTTGTGCTAAGGTATACGCCCATTGGCAAACAGTCAATTATCGTGAATCTTATGATTTGTTTGCCTGTAATGGTATCCTGTTTAATCATGAATCGCCTCGGCGCGGAGAAACCTTTGTCACTCGTAAAATTACTAGGGCTGTAGCTCGCATAATTGAAGGTACACAGAAAAAACTCTATTTAGGTAATTTGGATTCTAAAAGAGACTGGGGATACGCCAAAGACTATGTTCAGGCTATGTGGTTGATGTTGCAACAAGAACATCCAGACGATTATGTAGTTGCTACAGGAGAAACCTATCAAATTCGAGACTTTTTAGATGTTGCTTTTAGTTATGTAAATTTAGATTGGCATGATTATGTAGCTTTTGATCCTCGTTATCTTCGTCCTGCGGAAGTGGAATTATTGATTGGCGATCCTACTAAAACCAAGGAAAAATTAGGTTGGCAACCTTCCGTTACCTTTGAAGAATTAGTTAAATTAATGGTCAATGCTGATTTAGCTGCCCTCAACTTACCTACTCCTGATGGCAGTATAAATGAAGATAACGCCCATTTGCGTCGCTATCTTGCCACGATTGTTGATTAA